A genome region from Chiroxiphia lanceolata isolate bChiLan1 chromosome 5, bChiLan1.pri, whole genome shotgun sequence includes the following:
- the JOSD1 gene encoding josephin-1 gives MSCVPWKGDKTKSESPEPPQPPPLHIYHEKQRRELCALHALNNVFQDSNAFTRETLQEIFQRLSPNTMVTPHKKSMLGNGNYDVNVIMAALQTKGYEAVWWDKRRDVNAIALSNVMGFIMNLPSSLCWGPLKLPLKRQHWICVREVGGTYYNLDSKLKMPEWIGGESELRKFLKHQLRGKNCELLLVVPEEVEAHQTWRADV, from the exons ATGAGTTGTGTGCCATGGAAAGGTGACAAGACCAAATCAGAATCGCCAGAGCCACCCCAGCCACCACCACTGCACATTTACCATGAGAAGCAGCGCAGGGAGCTGTGTGCCCTCCATGCCCTCAACAATGTCTTCCAGGACAGCAATGCCTTCACCAGGGAAACCCTGCAGGAGATTTTCCAGAG GCTGTCTCCCAACACCATGGTGACCCCCCACAAGAAGAGCATGCTGGGAAATGGGAACTATGATGTGAACGTGATCATGGCAGCCCTTCAGACCAAAGGCTACGAGGCGGTTTGGTGGGACAAGCGCAG GGATGTTAACGCCATTGCCCTGTCTAACGTGATGGGCTTCATCATGAATCTGCCCTCCAGCCTTTGCTGGGGCCCCTTGAAGCTCCCCCTCAAGCGACAGCACTGGATCTGCGTCCGGGAGGTGGGAGGCACCTACTACAACCTCGACTCCAAGCTCAAGATGCCCGAGTGGATTGGAGGTGAAAGTGAGCTCAG GAAATTTTTGAAACACCAGCTGAGAGGAAAGAACTGTGAACTCCTACTGGTGGTGCCAGAGGAGGTGGAAGCACATCAGACCTGGAGAGCTGACGTGTGA